The DNA region GCCGGGCGGCGCGAAGTTGGTCGACGGCGGCACCGCCGGGATGGATGTCGCGTTCCAGATGCGCGGCGCGCAGCGCGTGGTGATCGTCGACGCCGCGGCCACCGGTTCGGCGCCGGGCACGACCTTCCGGGTGCCCGGTGAGGAATTCGCCGAGCTTCCGCCGCTGCAGGGGCTGCACACGCATTCGTTTCGTTGGGATCATGCGATCGCGTTCGCACGCTGGGCGCTCGGGCAGGACTGCCCGACCGATATCACCGTGTTTTTGATCGAGGTCTCCGGTGTCGAGTTGGGCGCTGATCTCTCCGATCCGGTGGCCACCGCGATGGAGGAGGTGATCTCGGTGATCGAACGTGACTTCCTGGCACCACTGCGGCCCACCGCCGGCCGCGACGTGACCGTCGAATTCACCGCCGATGGATATCTGCGCCTCGATGCCGACGTGGCGGCCGCCCGCTTTCCCTCCGATGCGGTCGCCGCGGTGCTGCGCGACGGGGTGTTCTGGTTGATCCCGCTGCGCGGCCCGCGCAGTGGCGGCCTGCTGCTCAAGCAGCGCAATCCTGCCGGTGACCGGTCTGTGCTGGTCGGCGAGCTGTTGAGGGAGGCCCCATTGCGCGGTGTGTATCGCGCATGCTGGGACGATGAACATAGCGCGCTACGCATCCAGGTTTCCGGGCTCCAGGAGCGGAAACCGTGATCGCCATGTGTGAATGCCGGCAACCGTTTCCCCAGGGCAGGCCGCCGACCGTGGTGCGGGCCGAGAGCTCTGCCGACGAAGCGCGCGCCGTCGAGGCCGTGGTGGTGGCCGATCGTGGCCAGTGGGCTGTCGACATCGTCGTCGTCTTCGACGACGGGGTGATCCGCAAGCGGATCAACACCCACCGCACGCGGCGCCGGGCCGACCTGGCCGCTGATCTGATCAAGCGCGCCGCGGAGCGGGAACTGTAGGTGAATCGCAGGGGAGGGCCGTGACCGATACCGCCGTCGAACCGACCGAGCGGGGTGCCACCGACCTGGTGACGCGCCCACAGCCGCTGGGAGTGTTCGGACTTCCCCTGGGATACCTGCTCATCCCGACAGGTCAGGACACCGACGCCGCGCGTGCCGCGCTGCTGACCGGATGCCTGCCCGACGTCTGGCCCGAGCGCATGGCCGCGCACCGGCACGCCTACGACGGCGAACGGGACGCGGCGCTGGCCGCGTTGGACGGCGGCGACGCGGTGTCGTGCTACAACCGCTTCGTTCTTGATCCCGACTCGACCGACCCTGACTCGGTGCGCGCGGGGCTGGGTGATCTCGGGGTGCTCGTCGACGTTGTGCTGTTCGCGCTCGGACGCAGCGACAGCGTGCCCGACGCCGTCGGCTTCGACGGCGAGGTTGCCGCCGCGGTACTGGCCGCCGCGGCATCGGCGGCCGTGGCCGCCGACAGACCCACCGACGCCGTCGCGTTGCTCGACGCCGCCGCACAGGCCGCGACGCCGGTGAGCCGCCCGTTGGCGGGACTGCTGATCGGGGCGGCGGCCGGGCTCTGCCGCGACGCTGGCGACCCGTCCGCGCTGACCCGGCTGGAGCACGCGTTGTCACTGCTCGAGGGCGCCGACGGTCTGCGGGTCGCCCGCGCGGAATTGTATTTGACCGCAGCCGGCATGGTGCACGAGCAGGCCGCGCAGCGGCCAGAGATGATGCCTGCCGCCATCCCGCACTACCACTCGGCGTTACAGCTGATCCGCCGCGAGGACGCGCCGCTGCTATGGGCCTCCGGCCATGCCGACCTGGCCACTGCGTACCTGACCATGCCGATGGTGGAAGCCTCGGGCCAGCTGCGGCTCGGGATCGCCGCGCAGTCGTTGCGGCAGGCGCTGACTGTGTTCACCCGCGACGAGCACCCGCAACGCTGGGCCAGCGTGCAACTCAACCTCGCAAACTCGTTGGTGTACAGCCCGTCCCGGCACCGGCAGGACAATCTCGTGGAGGCGGTTGAGATCTACGAAGCGGTGCTCGGTGCCCGTGATCGCGAGAACGACCCGCACGGCCGAGCCCGGGTGCTGGCCAACCAGGGCAATGTACTCGCCCACCTGGGAATGTTCGATCAGGCCAAGGCCAGGCTTTACGAGGCACGATTCCTGTTCGAGGAACTCGGTGACACCGACTCGGTGCGCTCCGTGCGCGGGGTGCTCGACGAGATCTCCCGGCAGACGGTGCGATGACGCTCGCCGACGACACCGATCTGGACGTGCTGGCGGGTCGTGTCGACGCCGCGGTCGCGGCGCTCTCGGAGCTCGATCCCGCGGCCCGGGCGGCCGCCGAGGAACTCAAGGCCGCACTGGAGGACATTCACCGGGCGGGGCTGGCGACGATCGTGTCCCGGATGCGCGCCGACGACGGTGCGCGTCCACTGTTGTTCGACCTTGTCGACGATCCCGTGGTGCGGCTGCTGCTGACGCTGCACGGCATCATCCGGCCGGATCCGGCCACGCTGGCCGAGCGTGCCCTGGCCGCGGTGCGCCCCCAGCTGCACAGCCACGGTGGCGATGTGGCGCTCGTCCGCGTCGAGGACGGTGTCGCGTTCGTGAGTCTCGAGGGTGCCTGCAACGGCTGCTCGATGTCGTCGGTGACGCTGCGGGAGCTCGTTGAAACCGCACTGCAACAAGGTGTTCCAGGGCTGCGTGCGGTCGAGGTGGTGCCCACCGAACCGTCGCCGGCGTTGATCCCGGTGGAGGCGCTGCGGATACCGCCCCGGCCTGCTGACGACGGCTGGGTGAAGGTGGCGCGTGCCGGCGAGATCCCGGTCGACGACATCAGCGTGCCCGCCGAGGGCATCATCGTGGTCAACCTCGGTCAGCGGCTGTCGGCCTACCGCAACGAGTGCGCGCACGAGGCACTGCCGCTCGACGGGGCGATCATCGACGTGGCATCCGGGACGCTGACGTGCCCCTGGCATGCCTTCTGTTATGACGCGATGTCGGGTGAGTGCCTCTCAGTCCCCGGTGTGCAGCTCGAACAGCTACCGCTGCGCATCGACGACGGGGACGTCTGGGTCCGGGCCGGACGATGAGCCGCTACACAGTGCGGCCCACCGGCGCCGGCCGCCCAGCGGGGCGTGCGCCGACCGGGCTGCTGGCCGGCGAACACAGCGGTGGATGGCACCCGCGGATCTGGCTCGGTGCGCCCGCGCCCGGTGGTCTGGCGCTGCCCCCGGCGACGCCGAGCAGGGCCTGGATGTATTCGCCCCGCGGGGTTTTCGTCGACGATGCGCACGTCGTCGTCGCCGACTCCGGCAACCATCGGGTGTTGATCTGGCATGGCATCCCCGGTGGGGATGAGCAGCCCGCCGATGTGGTGCTCGGTCAACCCGACGGACACACCGAGGGGCGCGCCGCTGCCGGCCGCGGACCCGAGCGCGGCATGAACCTGCCGACCGGCGTCGCAATCGTGGATGGACGGTTGATCGTCGCTGACGCCTGGCATCATCGGATCCTGATCTGGGACGACGTCCCGCAGACCGACGACGTCGCCCCCGATGTGGTGCTCGGCCAGCCCGACGCCGGCTCCGTCGAGCCGAACGCAGGCCGGCCATGCTCGGCGCAAACCTTCTTCTGGCCGTTCGGCGTCGCGGTGCTCGGCGACCGGTTCTGGGTCGCCGACACCGGCAACCGGCGGGTACTGGGCTGGGAGGGCGGTATTCCCGGCCCGGGTGAGCCCGCCGACATCGTGCTCGGCCAACCGTCGTCGAGCGCCCGCGAGGAGAACCGCGGTGAGGGTGTCGGACCGAGAAGTTTCCGCTGGCCGCATGCGATCGCCGGTACAGCGGATCTGTTGCTGGTCGCCGACGCCGGCGATCACCGGGTGCTGGGCTGGTCACCGCAGCCCGCCGGCGACACTGCCGCGAATTCTGTTCTGGGGCAAAAGGATTTTGTCAGCGCGCAGGAATGGCCGTACGGTCCGCACACCGGGGACCGGTTCCGCTTTCCCTACGCGGTGGACCTCGACGGCGACACCCTGGTCATCGCCGACACCGCCAACAACCGGATCCTGATCTGGGATGGGCTGCCGACCGATCCGTTCGGGGGCCGGTCGGCCGATCACGTACTGGCCCAACCTGATTTCGCCGCCAACGGTGAAAACCGGTGGGCCCTGGTCGGGCATGACACGCTGTGCTGGCCGTACGGGGTGAGCCTGCACCGCGACGTGCTGGCGGTTGCCGATTCCGGCAACAACCGCGTGATGCTGTGGCGGCGGTCGTGAGGCCGTGCATCATCCAGCCCGACGAGCAGATCGGCTTCCGGTGGACCACCACAGACGGTGTGCCGACCACACTGACCGAGCTCGTCGTCGATGACGACGAGCCCGAACGATTGGCCGCGACCCACCTGTCGGCGCTCGACGACGAGCTGATCGGCGCGGCGCGGCGGTTCGGTGAGTTTCTCGGCGGGGGAGCGCGGCCGGCAGCGCAGGACCGGGCGGACCTCGCCGAGCTCTACCGCAGTCTCGACGATGCCTGCCTCGACTACGCGCGGGCGGTCGATCATCTCGGTGCCGTGCCCGACGCCCGGGCCGGCAAGATCATCGGCACCTCGGTGCTGATGTCGATTCTGGCTCGTCAGGCGTTGGACATGCTGGGGCCGGTGCCGTTGGACGGTGCACTGGCAGAGCCGACGCCGGGGGTGGTCGGAGGGTACGGCGAGATGGTGCAGGCCGACCCCGCCCGCCCGTGGCGGGGCGGGCGCTGGGTGGTGCGCACAGAGTCGGGGGCGCGGCTGCCGCTCACGCTGTCGATGCTGCTGTTCGACAGCTCAGGCACCAACAAGGATGCCGCGCGCACCGAGCATTGCGCGGCGATGCAGACCGTGGTTCGC from Mycobacterium sp. SMC-4 includes:
- a CDS encoding hydrogenase maturation protease, which gives rise to MIGCGNLLRGDDGVGPVLVRHLWERGVPGGAKLVDGGTAGMDVAFQMRGAQRVVIVDAAATGSAPGTTFRVPGEEFAELPPLQGLHTHSFRWDHAIAFARWALGQDCPTDITVFLIEVSGVELGADLSDPVATAMEEVISVIERDFLAPLRPTAGRDVTVEFTADGYLRLDADVAAARFPSDAVAAVLRDGVFWLIPLRGPRSGGLLLKQRNPAGDRSVLVGELLREAPLRGVYRACWDDEHSALRIQVSGLQERKP
- a CDS encoding tetratricopeptide repeat protein, producing the protein MTDTAVEPTERGATDLVTRPQPLGVFGLPLGYLLIPTGQDTDAARAALLTGCLPDVWPERMAAHRHAYDGERDAALAALDGGDAVSCYNRFVLDPDSTDPDSVRAGLGDLGVLVDVVLFALGRSDSVPDAVGFDGEVAAAVLAAAASAAVAADRPTDAVALLDAAAQAATPVSRPLAGLLIGAAAGLCRDAGDPSALTRLEHALSLLEGADGLRVARAELYLTAAGMVHEQAAQRPEMMPAAIPHYHSALQLIRREDAPLLWASGHADLATAYLTMPMVEASGQLRLGIAAQSLRQALTVFTRDEHPQRWASVQLNLANSLVYSPSRHRQDNLVEAVEIYEAVLGARDRENDPHGRARVLANQGNVLAHLGMFDQAKARLYEARFLFEELGDTDSVRSVRGVLDEISRQTVR
- a CDS encoding NifU family protein, yielding MTLADDTDLDVLAGRVDAAVAALSELDPAARAAAEELKAALEDIHRAGLATIVSRMRADDGARPLLFDLVDDPVVRLLLTLHGIIRPDPATLAERALAAVRPQLHSHGGDVALVRVEDGVAFVSLEGACNGCSMSSVTLRELVETALQQGVPGLRAVEVVPTEPSPALIPVEALRIPPRPADDGWVKVARAGEIPVDDISVPAEGIIVVNLGQRLSAYRNECAHEALPLDGAIIDVASGTLTCPWHAFCYDAMSGECLSVPGVQLEQLPLRIDDGDVWVRAGR
- a CDS encoding NHL repeat-containing protein; its protein translation is MSRYTVRPTGAGRPAGRAPTGLLAGEHSGGWHPRIWLGAPAPGGLALPPATPSRAWMYSPRGVFVDDAHVVVADSGNHRVLIWHGIPGGDEQPADVVLGQPDGHTEGRAAAGRGPERGMNLPTGVAIVDGRLIVADAWHHRILIWDDVPQTDDVAPDVVLGQPDAGSVEPNAGRPCSAQTFFWPFGVAVLGDRFWVADTGNRRVLGWEGGIPGPGEPADIVLGQPSSSAREENRGEGVGPRSFRWPHAIAGTADLLLVADAGDHRVLGWSPQPAGDTAANSVLGQKDFVSAQEWPYGPHTGDRFRFPYAVDLDGDTLVIADTANNRILIWDGLPTDPFGGRSADHVLAQPDFAANGENRWALVGHDTLCWPYGVSLHRDVLAVADSGNNRVMLWRRS